The Altererythrobacter sp. CAU 1644 genome has a window encoding:
- a CDS encoding molecular chaperone — protein sequence MTKSFLRSLARMSAIIAAAASFFVTMPAQAQGDLLVAPTRVILDGRRGTEVILSNIGSEEATYRIELVLRRMAPDGSLIDVESEEANEKESAALSMIRYAPRRITLPPGQPQAVRISARAGEELPEGEYRAHMSFRAIPQASKVTEPTAEPAQGISFKLIPVYGITIPIIVRHGRLEAQVAINQPKVAQGARGPELQFQLSRQGESSVYGELRVTKRGSSEPIYSIRGLAMYPEVYHRAIALPLTPEQAAAMTGPLKFEFREMPEAGGDVIASVDAVLG from the coding sequence ATGACCAAATCTTTCCTGCGGAGCCTGGCGCGTATGAGCGCCATCATCGCAGCCGCTGCATCCTTCTTCGTGACCATGCCCGCCCAGGCCCAGGGCGACCTGCTGGTCGCGCCCACCCGCGTTATCCTCGACGGTCGACGCGGGACCGAGGTGATCCTGAGCAATATCGGCAGCGAAGAGGCGACCTACCGGATCGAGCTCGTGCTGCGGCGCATGGCGCCCGACGGTTCGCTGATCGATGTCGAGAGCGAAGAGGCCAACGAGAAGGAATCGGCCGCGCTGTCGATGATCCGCTATGCCCCGCGCCGCATCACGCTTCCTCCCGGCCAGCCGCAGGCGGTGCGCATTTCGGCGCGTGCGGGTGAAGAGCTGCCCGAAGGCGAATATCGCGCGCATATGTCGTTTCGCGCAATCCCGCAGGCCAGCAAGGTTACCGAACCGACCGCCGAACCGGCGCAGGGGATCTCGTTCAAGCTGATCCCGGTCTATGGGATCACGATTCCGATCATCGTACGCCATGGTCGTCTCGAGGCGCAGGTTGCGATCAACCAGCCCAAGGTGGCGCAAGGCGCCCGCGGCCCGGAACTGCAATTCCAGCTGTCGCGCCAGGGCGAAAGCTCCGTCTATGGCGAACTTCGTGTCACCAAGCGCGGTTCGAGCGAGCCGATCTACAGCATTCGTGGCCTCGCCATGTATCCCGAGGTTTACCACCGCGCGATCGCACTACCGCTCACGCCTGAACAGGCCGCAGCGATGACGGGGCCGCTCAAGTTCGAATTTCGCGAGATGCCCGAAGCTGGCGGCGACGTGATCGCCTCCGTCGACGCGGTCCTTGGCTGA
- a CDS encoding ParB/RepB/Spo0J family partition protein produces MNDTSDPIRFSVPQRSASDTNKKRLGKGLGALLGETRREEPLVRREITGAAENSDDSIDYSRSTLTSLSISAIEPLPGQPRKRFDDESLGELAASIAARGVIQPIIVRPRGEGRFQLVAGERRWRAAQKARLHEIPALVRDLDDREVMALALIENIQREDLNPVEEARAYHRLSEDEGMTQAEIAQMVEKSRSHVANLQRLLNLPEGVLDMVEDGRLSMGHARALIGNEAALALAKRAVNDNLSVREVEKLARGEAEGAKPAKNVARSSREPAKDADIAAVQAHLEEFLGLTVRIKTDADPRSGAVTIRYRTLDQLDLICQRLTGGDI; encoded by the coding sequence ATGAACGATACCAGCGACCCGATCCGCTTCTCCGTGCCCCAACGCAGCGCGTCTGACACCAACAAGAAGCGTCTCGGCAAGGGCCTGGGGGCGCTCCTCGGGGAAACCCGCCGCGAGGAACCGCTGGTCCGCCGCGAGATCACCGGTGCTGCAGAAAATTCGGATGATTCAATCGATTACAGTCGTTCGACGCTGACTTCTCTGTCGATCTCGGCGATCGAACCGCTGCCTGGGCAGCCGCGCAAGCGCTTCGACGACGAGTCCCTCGGCGAGCTCGCTGCCTCGATCGCGGCGCGCGGGGTGATCCAGCCGATTATCGTTCGTCCGCGCGGGGAGGGGAGGTTCCAGCTGGTTGCCGGTGAGCGCCGCTGGCGCGCAGCCCAGAAGGCCCGCTTGCACGAAATTCCGGCGCTGGTGCGGGATCTCGACGATCGCGAGGTTATGGCGCTGGCGCTGATCGAGAATATCCAGCGCGAAGATCTCAATCCGGTCGAAGAAGCGCGGGCCTATCATCGCCTGAGCGAAGACGAGGGCATGACCCAGGCCGAGATTGCGCAGATGGTCGAGAAGTCGCGCAGTCACGTCGCGAACCTCCAGCGCCTGCTCAATCTGCCCGAGGGCGTGCTCGACATGGTCGAGGACGGACGGCTCTCGATGGGCCACGCTCGCGCCCTGATCGGAAACGAAGCGGCGCTTGCGCTGGCAAAACGCGCGGTCAACGACAATCTCTCGGTGCGCGAGGTCGAGAAGCTCGCGCGCGGGGAAGCAGAAGGCGCGAAGCCCGCCAAGAATGTCGCGCGCAGCTCGCGTGAACCTGCGAAGGATGCCGATATTGCCGCGGTCCAGGCGCATCTGGAGGAATTCCTCGGTCTTACGGTAAGGATCAAGACCGATGCCGATCCCCGGTCGGGTGCCGTCACGATCCGCTACCGTACCCTCGATCAGCTCGACCTGATCTGCCAGCGCCTGACCGGCGGCGACATCTGA
- a CDS encoding DUF4402 domain-containing protein, with protein MTKFLRFGAAGVAVAAALATAPAFAQSNQASADARAEILSALTLEVATGTTLDFGAVVIQNTASAATLVMGDDGVLDCSDANLVCSGTTDVPVFDISGGTANKTVTISFDSTSVNLYLGGTPSVDPTEYLVLDTFTSDATLNPAQNNVPVLDPYGVQTGTVNIPAYYSTTLDGSGAGSFTIGGSLHFDGNEVAGVYSGSVPVTVDYL; from the coding sequence ATGACCAAGTTTCTCCGTTTTGGCGCTGCGGGTGTTGCCGTTGCTGCCGCTCTTGCTACCGCTCCGGCTTTCGCGCAGTCCAATCAGGCCTCGGCCGATGCGCGCGCTGAAATTCTTTCTGCCCTGACGCTCGAAGTTGCGACCGGCACCACGCTCGACTTTGGTGCGGTCGTTATCCAGAACACTGCCAGCGCTGCGACGCTCGTGATGGGTGACGACGGCGTGCTCGATTGCAGCGACGCCAACCTGGTCTGCTCGGGCACGACCGACGTTCCGGTGTTCGACATTTCGGGCGGTACGGCCAATAAGACCGTAACCATCAGCTTCGACTCGACCTCGGTAAATCTGTACCTGGGCGGGACGCCGAGTGTTGATCCGACGGAATACCTTGTCCTCGACACCTTCACCAGCGACGCGACGCTCAACCCTGCGCAGAACAACGTTCCGGTCCTCGACCCTTACGGTGTGCAGACCGGTACGGTGAACATTCCGGCCTATTACAGCACGACGCTCGATGGCTCGGGCGCCGGAAGCTTCACCATCGGCGGCTCGCTGCACTTTGATGGCAACGAGGTTGCTGGTGTCTACAGCGGTTCGGTTCCGGTGACGGTCGACTACCTCTAA